In Phycisphaerales bacterium, the following proteins share a genomic window:
- a CDS encoding ferritin-like domain-containing protein, protein MNLFNDEFHSLKDLLINQVGDLYDAEKRLVESLPHMADAAQSPALASAFRSHLQETQGHVRRLEQVFQMLGHEAERETCDAMKGLIKEGDHMIKAKGDPSVRDAALIAAAQRVEHYEMASYGTARNFAQRIGRDDVADLLQQTLNEEKQADRKLTEIAESAVNVSAAHAVM, encoded by the coding sequence ATGAACCTCTTCAACGACGAATTTCACAGTCTCAAGGATTTGCTCATCAACCAGGTCGGCGACCTGTACGACGCGGAGAAGCGGCTGGTTGAATCACTTCCGCATATGGCCGACGCGGCTCAATCGCCCGCGCTGGCCTCGGCGTTCCGGAGCCATCTCCAGGAGACGCAAGGGCACGTGCGTCGACTTGAGCAGGTGTTCCAGATGCTCGGCCACGAAGCCGAACGCGAAACCTGCGACGCCATGAAGGGCTTGATCAAGGAGGGTGACCACATGATCAAGGCCAAGGGCGATCCATCCGTGCGCGACGCCGCACTGATCGCGGCGGCGCAGCGCGTCGAACACTACGAAATGGCCAGCTACGGCACTGCCCGCAACTTCGCGCAGCGCATCGGTCGGGATGATGTCGCCGACTTGCTCCAGCAGACGCTTAACGAAGAGAAGCAGGCGGATCGGAAGCTGACCGAAATCGCCGAGTCGGCGGTCAACGTGAGTGCTGCACATGCCGTGATGTAG